In Patescibacteria group bacterium, the DNA window ATTCAGTTTCAGGGCATTCAGGAAATTTACAATCTGGCCTGTCCGATGTCGCCTCGGGATTTTAGCAAAAATAGAATAGCCAATATTTTGGCTAATTCTCACGGAGTAAAAAATACTCTTGATTTGGCCCGCCAGTATGAAGCTAAATTTATGCAATTTTCTTCCTCGGTGGTTTATGGCCCGAGGCGGGGGGAAAGCAAAAAGATCAAAGAGAATGAACTTGGGGAGGTTGATGTGTTGTCCGAGCGGAGTTCATACGACGAAGGAAAAAGATTTGCCGAAACTATGGTAAAAAATTATAAAGACGTTTATGGGATTGACGCGAAAATAATCCGTATTTTCAGGACCTATGGGCCGAGAATGAAGATTGATGACGATCAGATGATACCCGATTTTATAAGAGACGCCTTGGATAATAAAGACTTGAATATTTTTGGGGATAAAAGTTTTTTTTCTTCTTTTTGTTATGTAAGCGATATGGTTGACGCGGTTGTTAAAATGATGGAAAGCGATTTAGCCGGCCCCCTGAATGTTGGCTCGGATGTGGATATTTCCCTAACTGATTTGGCGCAGAAAATTATAAATATTATAGGCTCAAAATCAAAAATCGTTTATGCCGAGGAAAAATTATTTATGACTCCTTTGTGCCTGCCGGATATTACCGCGGTTAGGGAGGAATTGGGCTGGATGCCGGTAGTTACTTTGGAAAAAGGACTGGAAAAAAGCATTGACGACCTGCGCGCCAGCAAGGGTTTGAAAGGGCCAAAGCATGCGATTTAAATAAAAAAATAACAAAATAATAAAATAA includes these proteins:
- a CDS encoding GDP-mannose 4,6-dehydratase, whose product is MSKRAIFDKKNVLVTGGAGFIGSHLCDELVKTCKVICIDNFSTGDERNIDHLLAEENFMFIRHDITEPIDLEKLPELQKFKIQFQGIQEIYNLACPMSPRDFSKNRIANILANSHGVKNTLDLARQYEAKFMQFSSSVVYGPRRGESKKIKENELGEVDVLSERSSYDEGKRFAETMVKNYKDVYGIDAKIIRIFRTYGPRMKIDDDQMIPDFIRDALDNKDLNIFGDKSFFSSFCYVSDMVDAVVKMMESDLAGPLNVGSDVDISLTDLAQKIINIIGSKSKIVYAEEKLFMTPLCLPDITAVREELGWMPVVTLEKGLEKSIDDLRASKGLKGPKHAI